CATGGAACCATTGCAGACATGAGATATGTTGGCCCTGAATTAAACCTTCTAGCACTGGCAACAAACTCCCCAGGTTTAAGAGTAATTGACCCTGTTAATAAATCGTTAGAGATGCAACTATACGAAGGGCACAGAGATTTGTTGAATGCGCTGGATGTTAGTTTGGACGGTAACTGGGTTGTATCTGCTAGCAAAGACCATGACGCTCGGTTGTGGTTTTACAATGGCGGACGATTTGTCAATGTGGCAGTTTTTATCGGCCATGCGGGGCCTGTCACGGCTGTTGCTCTATCCAGGACTTCGACTGGTGTACCCCACTTTATCGTAACAGCATCTACTGACTTAACCATAAAGAAATGGAAGCTTCCCAAgcattttgaaagagacatagaagaactggaagaacCATTTACTGTGAAGGTTTCTGAATTTACCAGAAGAGCTcatgaaaaagaaatcaatgCTATTGACGTTGCACCCAACGATCAGTTTTTTGCGACTGCAAGTTATGATAAGACCGCAAAGGTGTGGCACATCGATACTGGAGAGACTGTTGGAATCCTCAAGGGTCATAAGCGAGGTCTTTGGGACATACGGTTCTGCCTCTACGACAAACTGATCGTTACGGCATCTGGAGATAAAACCTGTAAGGTGTGGTCCCTGCAGAATTTCACCTGTTTAAAAACTTTGGAGGGACATACCAACTCCGTCCAAAGGTgtcaattcttcaacaagaacaacCAGATAGTTACCACTGGTGCTGACGGACTGATCAAGATCTGGGATAAGTCATCCGGTGAATGTATCAAGACGCTTGACAATCATGACAATAGAATTTGGGCTTTATGTTTAAAGAATGACGGGTTTAATTTTGTTACAGCGGATGCAGATGGAAAGTTCAGTTTTTGGGAAGACGTTACCGATgcaactttgaaagaggaagaggaaaacCGTAAAGCCCGTGTTGAGCAGGAGCAGTCTTTGGCAAATTATGTTTCCAATAAAGACTGGAATAATGCTTTCCTTTTGGCGCTAACTTTAGATGAGCCTATCAAACTGTACAAAGTCTTGAAAGCATCCATTTCTACCAACGAAGACCCAGAATCTGttcttggatcttttgctttggaaaagacTATTAAAGGTTTAGCGTTTGATCAGATTACCttattgttcaagagaatcAGAGACTGGAACACCAATTCAAGATACTTTGAAGTAGCTCAAAAGCTGATCAAAGTTATCTTGAAGGGATGCaatttgaaggagttgATTGAAGTGCCTGGAGTTGTCAAGTTCATTGAAGGAATCATTCCGTATAGTGAACGTCACTTCTCCAGAATAGATGACCTTTTGGAACAGACTTATACCTTGGATTACGCAATTCAAGAGATGGACAAATTAACAGTATAAATAATAAATAGATAGATTGGAAATTGCATAATACCACCTTAGAAGTTGttcttcatttttcttAAGACATCCATGACATCACTGTCAATGCCCGATGTTACACCAGTAGCTTTCACTACAGCTTCATCACTAAGTTTCATAAATGGGTTGAACAACTTTTCATCGCCAATAGTGAATCTGCCTGTGGTGAACTCATTCTGAGAAGTAAATTGATCCAATTTGGCCAAAGCATTGTTGTTGGGCATCACTGATTTAGAGAACTTGACATTGCTGGCAGTATACTCGTGACCTGGATAAACAACGGTATCATCTGGCAGGCTAGCAAGAACCTTATTCAAGGCAATGTCCATTTCTTCACCtgttccttcaaagaatctcCCGCAGCCAGAAGTGAATAGGGTGTCGCCAGTGAAAACTGCCTTCTTTCCAGACTCTGAGTCCTCAACATACCAGCATATGGAATCTTGAGTATGACATGGCGTATGTAGAGCTGTTATTTTAAGGTTCTTGCCTAATTTCAGAGTTTCATTGCTCTTCGGCGTCTTAGTTACGAGAGGAGAGTCTTTGCCAGCAATCACAGGAAGGGAGGGGTATTTTTTGTGAAAAGTCGAGTTTCCTCCAGAGTGATCATAATGGTGATGAGTATTGACAATTGCCTTGAGCTCAATGTGAGCCAAAGGCTCCAATTCAGGAAGAACTTCATTAGGTTCGGCAGGATCAATTATCCAAGAATGTCCCGTGGGTTCATCGGTGAGCAAATAGCTGTAGTTATCACCGGTGCCCCATCTCATAGGAATTGACTTGATAtgcatttttcttttgaatgagCTCTTGATTAGAAGTTCTGTGTAGGTTATTGAGAAGTAGTTGGGTGTATTTCAAGGTTGTTCCTGGGAAGAACATATATATGGGGAGAAGCTGGAACTGCTCATTTCGAGGAAGTCTACAGGGAGCTTTTACCTGCTAGAAAGGCCCAAAGGGCACTATTAGTTTTATCCAAAGCTGAAAGGGGAATGGTTTTCCTGGCGACTGCCAACCTCGTCAATAAGCTTGATTTATTAACCATTGCCCCCATTGAGAGTTCATCAATAATTGAGGCAAACCTAGCACTACCATGattgattatataatcagCATCAGTATCTCAATATTTCAATTCCCATAGTTCTTTCTCTATAGATGCCATCAAGGTTTTATGTTACGTGCTAGAATTCCCACAAAATTCAGGCTTTCTATGTATAGCAGGTACGCTATACCTTTGTCTATAGCCGGGTCGGCTCATCTCTTGCGTTTCAGCACGATCACAAAGAGAAATTCACAGATTGAAAATACTTCTAGATTGAAACAAGTTCCTGTAGATGACTCTTTTGGCCCTTCGATACAAAAGCTAGATGCTCTCATcacaatcaaaaaatttcaaaaagcaTTCAAGTCGTTTTGGGCGACgaaaaactcaaaaaaaCGTCTTGGTCTATACCATTCATTCATGGCCAACAAGGACATTTCCCTCTTGAACAAGATTGCATTAAGTTATTTTGATTTGAACTTCTTCAAGTCCAGATCAAGTATAGCCACTAAGATTTTCACCGACCTTGTAGATAAAGATGCCACCTGCGAACAGATACTTGAATTTCTTGAGTACTTGGCGTGGTTAAGAAGAGAATCGGGAATCCCCACGATGAAGTATACTATTAATGAGAACTTACTGCTCCAGGTAGTAaacaaatttccaaaaagcCTTTATCATTTGTTATTCCATAGAGTCATATACTCAGGGCTGTTTATACCAGAAGAAACTGTTATGAATAAAGTGTTCAAAGACCTAAGAGAGGGAAACAACTTAGACAGATACGTGAGTGAGGTTTCGAATCTTCCCAAGTCCAACTATCTATTGGACAGTCATAAGCTGTCAACAGAGGAAATGGACAACATCCAGCACATTTATTCGTTCAACATGTGCTATAAGctcatcaacaacatcatTAAAAGAGGGAACAGAGAAAAGAGTGAAACATATTTGGAACTGTACAATCAAAAACTCTTCGCATACCAAACGTCAAAGTCTGACACGAATTCCAAATATATCGACGTTACCAATAAGTACtatcttttgattttcagATATACCCTAATGTTCAACCCAAGCCAGCGAGACATGGTTCTGAAGAGCATACAAGAAAAAGGATTGCCCATAACGGAGAAATATTTATTCTTGTACTTGGAGTACACTCAGAACATGGGAGACTCTCAAGAATTTATGGCTACTGTCAATCGAATACTCAAGTTTTATGGTGAAGATATCAGTGATACAGCAGTATCAACTGTGATCGAccaaatcttcaagttAATGAGGCATCACAGAGTCTCAGACATCAAAGTTATAACGGGTTATTATTGCAGGTTTTTTAGAGAAGGGCAAGACCTTTTGACGAAACTAGGGATCCTTTCTTATATCTATGATAACTCGGTCTCCAGGGAAGTCTCTAATTTGCCTCAGATATCCAAGGACAATGACGATGAAATTATAGTAAAAACCCAGCTACAAAAACTACGATATGGAGCCATTTATACGTTAGCGGATGTATACATTGGACTATTTCGTTCTATCCATGAGACTCACAGTTTAAGAGAAAGTACTCTCTGTGACTTGTTTGAATGTTACATTTCAACTGTGCGAGAGATCCAAAGTTGGGAGGATGATgccaatttgaaagagttaGAGCTTCGAACACATCCGCTATCATCCAAAAGACTTCAAGACaaaattctgaaaataTTCATAGATGAAGCACTAAAACTCAAGAACCTTGAATTGGCCAACTATTTCTTGGAACAATCAACAACCAACATAAAATACTGTCTACTAACGGCAACTCCTTTCAACATGGTAATAGAAGCCG
This is a stretch of genomic DNA from Komagataella phaffii GS115 chromosome 3, complete sequence. It encodes these proteins:
- a CDS encoding Nucleolar protein, component of the small subunit (SSU) processome, coding for MNSTSLRSTFAATDLEAIYVGGCAATMNEVGTILATAVEEDVVISNVETNTVLHRLEGDGEIVTALQLTPDGRYLGVVSQSQQLRIFNLESEQFVTNFKLSSPAYIAAVDPTSTLFAFGGSDGIITVFDIENGYVTHSLKGHGTTVCSLVFHGELNGGNWRLASGDTTGTVKIWDLVKRKAIRTINEHNGAVRGLAFNADGERLLTGGRDKIVILWNTKTWKQLLVLPVKHQVESCQFTDNHTIFTAGGDCILKLWSLNNGKMINSTEKPLETSEELIITGVLAAQPKGSLYLVLSDQTLVEIDVSIISEGSPLTEIRRIAGNHGTIADMRYVGPELNLLALATNSPGLRVIDPVNKSLEMQLYEGHRDLLNALDVSLDGNWVVSASKDHDARLWFYNGGRFVNVAVFIGHAGPVTAVALSRTSTGVPHFIVTASTDLTIKKWKLPKHFERDIEELEEPFTVKVSEFTRRAHEKEINAIDVAPNDQFFATASYDKTAKVWHIDTGETVGILKGHKRGLWDIRFCLYDKLIVTASGDKTCKVWSLQNFTCLKTLEGHTNSVQRCQFFNKNNQIVTTGADGLIKIWDKSSGECIKTLDNHDNRIWALCLKNDGFNFVTADADGKFSFWEDVTDATLKEEEENRKARVEQEQSLANYVSNKDWNNAFLLALTLDEPIKLYKVLKASISTNEDPESVLGSFALEKTIKGLAFDQITLLFKRIRDWNTNSRYFEVAQKLIKVILKGCNLKELIEVPGVVKFIEGIIPYSERHFSRIDDLLEQTYTLDYAIQEMDKLTV
- a CDS encoding Cytoplasmic glyoxalase II, whose product is MHIKSIPMRWGTGDNYSYLLTDEPTGHSWIIDPAEPNEVLPELEPLAHIELKAIVNTHHHYDHSGGNSTFHKKYPSLPVIAGKDSPLVTKTPKSNETLKLGKNLKITALHTPCHTQDSICWYVEDSESGKKAVFTGDTLFTSGCGRFFEGTGEEMDIALNKVLASLPDDTVVYPGHEYTASNVKFSKSVMPNNNALAKLDQFTSQNEFTTGRFTIGDEKLFNPFMKLSDEAVVKATGVTSGIDSDVMDVLRKMKNNF